Proteins from a single region of Rhodovibrio salinarum DSM 9154:
- the cydB gene encoding cytochrome d ubiquinol oxidase subunit II: MIDPATIWAALIAVAVLAYILLDGFDLGIGILYPLVKSEQDRDIMMNSVAPVWDGNETWLILGGGGLFAVFPLAYATILPALYAPLIAMLLALVFRGVAFEFRWRSKRHKHFWSAAFSGGSILAAFAQGVALGALVQGIEVANRSYAGGWFDWLTVFSVMTGCALVVGDALLGATWMVMKTDGHPRQQAVRLAWVFGALTLAAIGSVSLWTPFLNDAYLARWFDWPNLVLSAVMPLLVLGAAYALVRGLQRGPDALPFLAANGLFVLCYIGIGISFYPYIVPHSVTIWNGAAPDSSLWFLLAGTAVLLPMILGYTAYVYWVFRGKVDPNEGYH; the protein is encoded by the coding sequence ATGATCGATCCAGCAACCATCTGGGCCGCGCTGATCGCGGTGGCGGTCCTGGCCTACATCCTGCTCGACGGCTTCGACCTCGGCATCGGCATCCTCTACCCGCTGGTGAAGAGCGAGCAGGACCGCGACATCATGATGAACTCGGTCGCCCCGGTCTGGGACGGCAACGAGACCTGGCTGATCCTGGGCGGCGGCGGCCTGTTCGCGGTGTTCCCGCTGGCCTACGCGACGATCCTGCCGGCGCTCTACGCGCCGCTGATCGCGATGCTGCTGGCGCTGGTGTTCCGCGGGGTGGCGTTCGAGTTCCGCTGGCGCAGCAAGCGGCACAAGCACTTCTGGTCGGCGGCCTTTTCCGGCGGCTCGATCCTCGCGGCGTTCGCCCAGGGGGTGGCGCTGGGCGCGCTGGTCCAGGGCATCGAGGTCGCCAACCGCAGCTACGCCGGCGGCTGGTTCGACTGGCTGACGGTGTTCAGCGTGATGACCGGCTGTGCGCTGGTGGTCGGCGACGCGCTGTTGGGCGCGACCTGGATGGTGATGAAGACCGACGGCCACCCGCGCCAGCAGGCCGTGCGCCTCGCCTGGGTATTCGGCGCGCTGACGCTGGCGGCGATCGGCTCGGTCAGTCTGTGGACGCCGTTCCTGAACGACGCCTACCTCGCCCGCTGGTTCGATTGGCCCAACCTGGTTCTGAGCGCGGTGATGCCGCTACTGGTGCTGGGCGCCGCCTACGCCCTGGTGCGCGGCCTGCAGCGCGGGCCGGACGCCCTGCCCTTCCTGGCCGCCAACGGCCTGTTCGTGCTCTGCTACATCGGCATCGGGATCAGCTTCTATCCCTACATCGTGCCGCACTCGGTCACGATCTGGAACGGCGCGGCGCCCGACAGCAGCCTGTGGTTTCTGCTCGCCGGCAC
- a CDS encoding cytochrome ubiquinol oxidase subunit I: MLDALSALDLARIQFAFTISFHIIFPAFSIGLASYLLVLESLWFWTKDDAYATLFAYWKKIFAVAFGMGVVSGIVMSYQFGTNWSVFSDKAGPIVGPLMGYEVLSAFFLEAGFLGIMLFGFNRVGPKLHLFATAMVAVGTLSSAFWILSVNSWMQTPAGFAINDAGQFVPEDWWAIVFNPSFPYRLGHMVLAAYLTTAFVVGGVGAWHLLKNSRDRGARIMFSMAMWMAALVAPLQIVAGDLHGLNTLEHQPAKIAAMEGHYETHTDGAPLYLFGIPDDEAGELHYSIGIPNLGSFILTHDWDGAVKGLDAFPEDQRPPAAWVFWSFRIMVALGLAMVGVGLWSLIQRRRRQLYDDTWLKRAAVAMAPSGFVAVLAGWVTTEVGRQPYTVYGLLTTADSASAVGAPAVATSLVAFILVYFTLFGAGTVYILRLMAKPPEAGESDRPEGPTRSAGLTPAASVAPDKVFPAE; this comes from the coding sequence ATGCTCGACGCGCTCTCCGCGCTCGATCTGGCGCGTATCCAGTTCGCCTTTACCATCTCGTTCCACATCATCTTCCCGGCCTTCTCGATCGGGCTGGCGAGCTACCTGCTGGTGCTCGAGAGCCTGTGGTTCTGGACCAAGGACGACGCCTACGCGACGCTGTTCGCCTACTGGAAGAAGATCTTTGCCGTCGCGTTCGGCATGGGCGTCGTCTCGGGCATCGTGATGTCCTACCAGTTCGGCACGAACTGGAGCGTCTTTTCCGACAAGGCCGGGCCGATCGTGGGCCCGCTGATGGGCTACGAGGTGCTGAGCGCTTTCTTCCTGGAGGCCGGTTTCCTCGGCATCATGCTGTTCGGCTTCAACCGGGTGGGGCCGAAGCTGCACCTGTTCGCCACCGCCATGGTGGCGGTCGGCACGCTGTCGTCGGCCTTCTGGATCCTGAGCGTGAACAGCTGGATGCAGACCCCGGCGGGCTTCGCGATCAACGACGCCGGACAGTTCGTGCCGGAGGACTGGTGGGCGATCGTGTTCAATCCCTCCTTCCCCTACCGGCTGGGGCATATGGTGCTGGCCGCCTACCTGACGACCGCCTTCGTGGTCGGCGGCGTGGGCGCCTGGCACCTGCTTAAAAACAGCCGCGACCGCGGCGCGCGGATCATGTTCTCGATGGCGATGTGGATGGCCGCCCTGGTGGCGCCGCTGCAGATCGTGGCCGGCGACCTGCACGGCCTGAACACGCTGGAGCACCAACCGGCCAAGATCGCGGCAATGGAAGGCCACTACGAGACGCATACGGACGGCGCGCCGCTCTATCTGTTCGGCATCCCCGACGACGAGGCCGGTGAGTTGCACTATTCCATCGGCATCCCGAACCTCGGCTCGTTCATCCTGACCCACGACTGGGACGGCGCGGTGAAGGGTCTGGACGCCTTCCCGGAAGACCAGCGTCCACCGGCCGCCTGGGTGTTCTGGTCGTTCCGGATCATGGTCGCCCTCGGCCTCGCGATGGTCGGTGTCGGCCTCTGGAGCCTGATCCAGCGTCGGCGCAGGCAACTCTATGACGACACCTGGCTGAAGCGCGCGGCCGTGGCGATGGCGCCCTCAGGCTTCGTCGCCGTACTCGCCGGCTGGGTCACCACGGAGGTCGGCCGGCAGCCCTATACGGTCTACGGGTTGCTGACCACGGCCGACTCCGCCTCAGCCGTCGGCGCACCAGCGGTCGCGACCTCGCTGGTCGCCTTCATCCTCGTCTACTTCACGCTGTTCGGCGCTGGCACGGTCTACATCCTGCGCCTGATGGCGAAGCCGCCGGAGGCCGGCGAGAGCGACCGCCCCGAGGGGCCGACCCGCTCGGCCGGGCTGACGCCCGCGGCCTCGGTCGCGCCCGACAAGGTCTTCCCCGCGGAATAG